In the Euphorbia lathyris chromosome 5, ddEupLath1.1, whole genome shotgun sequence genome, one interval contains:
- the LOC136230153 gene encoding protein ACTIVITY OF BC1 COMPLEX KINASE 7, chloroplastic, giving the protein MAAILASNSCYCHNVDMMIQGRTLDKLSFCSSISNPFVTIESQIASSHLNHKRFQVKMRQTESPASRFGTNGTGGRVIKMVPTSEVMRRKTPNAKEVKTVNGAKQVVNGANGTKQIVKEANGTKKIVNGTSIVLRDPNAALVKKPKSRQTEELPPLEDLRILPSDEGFSWANENYNNWQRTIDVWSSVVSLRVRVLLDNAKWAYAGGFSEDKQKTRRRKTASWLRERVLQLGPTFIKLGQLSSTRSDLFPQEFVDELAKLQDRVPAFSPKKARSFIESELGASVDVLFKEFEDQPIAAASLGQVHRAILHNGEKVVVKVQRPGLKRLFDIDLRNLKLIAEYFQNSETFGGPSRDWIGIYEECAKILYEEIDYINEGKNADRFRRDFRNIKWVRVPLVFWDYTATKVLTLEYVPGVKINQLDVLDSRGLNRSKISSRAIEAYLIQILRTGFFHADPHPGNLAVDVDEALIYYDFGMMGDIKSFTRERLLDLFYSIYEKDAKKVMLRLIDLGALQPTGDLSSVRRSVQFFLDNLLDQKPDQEQTFSAIGEDLFAIAQDQPFRFPSTFTFVLRAFSTLEGIGYILDPDFSFVKIAAPYAQELLDARTGQRTGTQLVQEISKQANDARSSTLSMPSRVQRIEEFVKQLETGDLKLRVRVLESERAARKATILQMATMYTVLGGSLLNLGVTFTSQGSQMIANGSFLGAGVFLTLLVRSMQRVKKLDKFEKMI; this is encoded by the exons ATGGCGGCCATACTGGCTTCAAACAGCTGCTATTGCCATAATGTTGATATGATGATTCAAGGAAGAACATTGGACAAACTCAGTTTCTGTAGCTCGATTTCAAACCCATTTGTAACAATTGAGAGCCAAATAGCTAGTTCTCATTTGAATCACAAGAGGTTTCAAGTCAAAATGCGACAAACCGAATCACCTGCCTCAAGGTTTGGTACCAATGGTACTGGGGGGCGAGTGATTAAAATGGTACCTACTAGTGAGGTGATGAGGAGAAAAACCCCAAATGCTAAAGAAGTGAAGACAGTGAATGGTGCAAAGCAGGTTGTCAATGGAGCTAATGGTACAAAACAGATAGTTAAAGAAGCTAATGGTACAAAGAAGATTGTTAATGGAACAAGTATAGTTCTGAGAGATCCTAATGCTGCTCTTGTTAAGAAGCCAAAATCTAGGCAGACAGAAGAACTTCCACCATTGGAGGATTTAAGGATTCTACCCTCAGATGAAGGTTTCAGTTGGGCCAATGAGAATTATAATAATTGGCAGAGGACCATTGATGTTTGGTCCTCTGTTGTTTCTTTACGTGTTCGTGTTCTATTAGACAATGCAAAATGGGCGTATGCTGGAGGATTTTCAGAAGATAAGCAA AAAACACGAAGGCGCAAAACTGCTTCATGGTTACGGGAGCGTGTATTGCAGCTAGGCCCAACTTTTATCAAACTTGGACAGTTATCTTCAACAAGGTCAGATCTATTTCCCCAAGAGTTTGTGGATGAGCTTGCCAAGTTGCAG GACAGAGTCCCTGCTTTCTCACCAAAAAAAGCAAGAAGCTTTATTGAGAGTGAATTGGGAGCTTCTGTTGACGTGCTGTTCAAGGAGTTTGAGGACCAACCAATTGCTGCAGCTAGTCTTGGTCAG GTGCATAGGGCTATCCTGCATAATGGAGAGAAAGTAGTAGTGAAGGTCCAAAGGCCTGGTCTCAAGAGGCTATTTGACATTGATCTGC GTAATTTAAAGCTAATTGCAGAATATTTTCAGAACAGTGAAACTTTTGGCGGTCCATCTAGAGATTGGATTGGCATTTATGAAGAATGTGCCAA GATTTTGTATGAAGAGATTGATTATATAAATGAAGGAAAAAATGCTGACAGATTCCGCCGAGATTTTCGGAATATAAAGTGGGTTCGAGTACCT CTGGTATTTTGGGATTATACTGCCACAAAGGTTCTGACATTGGAGTATGTACCAG GTGTTAAGATAAATCAGTTAGATGTTCTGGATTCACGGGGACTTAATCGGTCTAAAATTTCATCACGAGCAATAGAGGCATACTTGATTCAG ATTTTGAGGACTGGTTTCTTTCATGCGGACCCTCATCCTGGAAATCTTGCCGTTGATGTGGATGAAGCTCTCATCTACTATGACTTCGGGATGATGGGAGATATCAAATCCTTTACTCGTGAGAGGTTGCTTGATCTTTTCTATTCAATTTATGAGAAAGATGCAAAAAAG GTTATGCTGAGGCTCATAGATCTTGGAGCACTTCAGCCGACTGGAGATTTGTCATCA GTGAGAAGATCTGTGCAGTTCTTCTTGGATAATTTATTGGACCAGAAACCTGATCAGGAGCAGACTTTTTCTGCGATTGGAGAG GATTTATTTGCAATAGCTCAAGATCAACCTTTTCGGTTCCCATCAACCTTTACATTTGTTCTAAGAGCATTTTCAACACTAGAag GTATTGGCTACATTCTGGATCCGGACTTTTCATTTGTCAAGATTGCTGCCCCTTACGCACAG GAACTTTTAGATGCAAGAACCGGGCAGCGTACAGGAACACAACTAGTACAAGAAATAAGCAAACAAGCTAATGAT GCCAGAAGTTCTACCTTGTCCATGCCATCTAGAGTTCAGCGGATAGAGGAGTTTGTGAAACAACTTGAAACAGGAGACCTAAAACTTAGAGTTCGTGTGCTTGAG TCAGAACGAGCAGCTAGGAAGGCAACGATACTACAAATGGCTACTATGTACACAGTCTTGGGGGGTAGCTTACTAAATCTTGGGGTAACTTTTACCAGTCAAGGAAGTCAAATGATTGCAAATGGATCCTTCCTTGGTGCAG GAGTTTTCTTGACACTATTAGTAAGGTCGATGCAAAGAGTGAAGAAGCTTGATAAATTTGAGAAGATGATATGA